One region of Glutamicibacter sp. B1 genomic DNA includes:
- a CDS encoding MarR family winged helix-turn-helix transcriptional regulator yields MIVAVSEPCSNNASTRGGIMEDQVFSGMFSLASSDPEGHLINPAGLKPEDLTQIDQIMQELSRMRGIERKIMRSTQRFMNLNETDMRAIRKVISSTYAGKAVTAGELARYLGISSASVTKMLDRLEAGKHVIRKPHPTDRRSQCVEVTEETHQAAREQVGRHHAQRFEVLRSFSQSEREIIIRFLSGTSQAMEASLDSASQNNESSGS; encoded by the coding sequence ATGATTGTCGCAGTCAGCGAGCCATGCTCGAATAACGCGAGCACCCGAGGGGGAATCATGGAGGACCAGGTGTTTTCCGGCATGTTCAGCTTGGCATCCTCGGATCCAGAAGGACACCTGATCAACCCTGCCGGATTGAAGCCTGAGGATCTGACTCAGATTGATCAGATCATGCAAGAGCTCTCCCGCATGCGCGGCATTGAGCGCAAGATCATGCGCAGTACTCAGCGTTTTATGAACCTGAATGAGACGGATATGCGAGCTATCCGTAAGGTGATCTCCTCGACCTATGCGGGTAAAGCAGTCACGGCAGGCGAACTTGCCCGCTACCTAGGAATATCCAGCGCTTCGGTGACCAAGATGCTCGACCGGTTGGAGGCAGGCAAGCACGTCATTCGAAAGCCACATCCCACCGACCGCCGTTCCCAGTGTGTTGAGGTCACCGAAGAAACCCATCAGGCAGCCCGGGAGCAGGTCGGACGTCATCACGCTCAACGCTTTGAGGTTCTGCGTTCGTTCAGCCAAAGTGAACGGGAGATAATCATCCGATTCCTCTCCGGCACCTCGCAGGCGATGGAAGCCAGTTTGGATTCGGCCTCGCAGAACAACGAATCTTCAGGCAGCTAG
- a CDS encoding DUF2867 domain-containing protein has translation MFTPFYNRLLEQNIRKPLPAPEAQSYPQGNLPASEDLASWQLLPHSPNWARGLEEAWEPGENAVYDRLELLIASAEQVNTVVRRIGGETGYFGWPLLWKLRGLMDKVSGGVGLRRGRRSRSQLSLGDVVDWWRVEALESNSLLRLRAEMRVPGQAWLEFKVSKIPEGKIELIQRAVFFPEGLLGRCYWWAVYPFHGLVFTGMIRNIIRQAEAVQS, from the coding sequence GTGTTTACCCCGTTCTATAACCGCCTTCTTGAGCAGAACATCCGCAAACCACTGCCAGCACCTGAGGCGCAGAGTTACCCGCAGGGGAATCTGCCGGCCAGTGAGGATCTGGCGTCTTGGCAGCTGCTTCCACATTCACCGAATTGGGCACGTGGTTTGGAAGAAGCCTGGGAGCCTGGCGAGAATGCAGTTTACGATCGTCTAGAGCTGCTTATTGCTTCGGCAGAACAGGTCAATACCGTGGTTCGTAGAATCGGCGGTGAGACAGGCTATTTTGGATGGCCGTTGTTGTGGAAACTGCGTGGACTAATGGATAAGGTCAGCGGCGGAGTGGGACTTCGCCGTGGGCGGCGGTCCCGCAGCCAGCTCTCCCTAGGGGACGTTGTCGACTGGTGGAGGGTGGAAGCGCTTGAATCCAACTCACTGTTAAGGCTTCGCGCAGAAATGCGGGTGCCCGGACAAGCCTGGCTTGAATTCAAAGTAAGCAAGATCCCGGAAGGCAAAATTGAGCTAATCCAAAGGGCAGTGTTCTTTCCCGAGGGGCTGCTTGGACGCTGTTATTGGTGGGCTGTCTACCCGTTCCATGGTTTGGTATTTACTGGGATGATCCGAAATATCATTCGCCAGGCGGAAGCCGTCCAGTCCTAG
- a CDS encoding ferrochelatase: MNVDLSPFDAMILMSFGGPEQEADVLPFLQNVTAGRGIPDERLKEVGEHYYQFGGRSPINEQNKSLLEALRRELELRGITTPLFWGNRNWKPFLTDAVRNEHQRSGAQKFLAIDTSAYSSYSSCRQYREDFATAQTQLFAEGIHVEFDKVRQYYNHPGFAQAQLDCVREALEKYRSQAGSLNPSAFRILYVTHSIPSAMQQNSERHTNGYQAQHEELIDWIGTQLEPVYGSFRSELVYCSRSGSPRTPWLEPDINDRLRELSQDGVDGVVVVPIGFVSDHMEVKYDLDTEAFQTAKDLQMNFVRAATVGTHPKFVSGLIDLALERAAQVRNSVERIEEAVVIGSALSSGSGACSRNCCEGGRKVPTQPNWPTC; encoded by the coding sequence GTGAACGTAGATCTCTCACCGTTCGATGCGATGATTCTGATGTCCTTCGGAGGCCCGGAACAAGAGGCAGATGTGTTGCCCTTCCTCCAAAATGTGACAGCCGGCCGCGGAATTCCTGACGAGCGGCTCAAAGAAGTCGGGGAGCACTACTACCAATTTGGTGGCCGCTCTCCCATTAATGAACAAAATAAAAGCCTGCTGGAAGCATTGCGTCGCGAGCTGGAGCTCCGAGGAATCACTACTCCGCTGTTCTGGGGCAATCGCAATTGGAAACCATTTCTTACCGATGCAGTGCGCAATGAACATCAGCGCTCAGGAGCTCAGAAGTTCCTGGCTATCGATACTTCGGCATATTCCTCGTATTCTTCATGCCGTCAGTACCGCGAGGATTTCGCAACAGCTCAGACTCAGCTGTTCGCAGAAGGCATCCACGTTGAGTTCGATAAAGTCCGCCAATATTACAATCATCCGGGATTTGCTCAGGCACAGCTTGACTGCGTCCGTGAAGCCTTAGAAAAGTATCGCTCGCAGGCAGGTTCTTTGAACCCCAGTGCATTCCGCATACTGTACGTCACCCACTCCATCCCCAGCGCGATGCAGCAAAACTCCGAACGCCACACCAACGGCTACCAGGCGCAGCACGAAGAACTGATTGACTGGATCGGCACACAGCTGGAACCGGTCTATGGCTCGTTTAGAAGCGAGCTAGTTTATTGTTCCCGCTCCGGGTCGCCACGAACCCCCTGGTTGGAACCGGACATCAACGATCGTTTGAGGGAACTGTCCCAGGATGGAGTTGACGGGGTTGTCGTCGTTCCCATCGGCTTCGTTTCAGACCATATGGAGGTCAAATACGACCTCGACACTGAAGCATTCCAAACGGCCAAAGATCTACAGATGAACTTTGTACGCGCAGCCACGGTGGGAACTCACCCTAAATTCGTTTCAGGGCTCATCGACCTAGCTCTAGAACGCGCAGCACAGGTACGTAACAGCGTAGAACGAATCGAGGAAGCAGTAGTAATTGGCAGCGCGCTCTCCTCAGGCAGCGGCGCCTGCTCGCGCAACTGCTGTGAGGGCGGCAGGAAGGTGCCCACGCAGCCGAATTGGCCTACTTGCTGA
- a CDS encoding adenylosuccinate synthase has translation MPAIVIVGAQWGDEGKGKATDLLGGKVDYVVKPNGGNNAGHTVVVGGEKYELKLLPAGILSPNATPIIGNGCVVNLEALFDEIDGLESRGADTSKLRVSANAHLVAPYHQTMDKVTERFLGKRAIGTTGRGIGPAYMDKVGRLGIRVQDVFDESILRQKVEGALRQKNELLVKIYNRRSVEVEEIVSYFLSYAERLRPLVIDSTYELNKALDEDKVVLMEGGQATFLDVDHGTYPFVTSSNPTAGGASVGSGIGPTRITRSIGIIKAYTTRVGAGPFPTELFDEMGIYLQKTGGEFGVNTGRPRRCGWYDAVLARHASRVNGFTDYFVTKLDVLTNIEQIPVCVAYDVDGVRHDEMPMTQTDFHHAKPIFEYFPGWTEDISDAKTMEDLPENARNYILALEKISGTRISAIGVGPDRDQTIVRHDLIQD, from the coding sequence ATGCCAGCAATCGTGATCGTCGGAGCCCAATGGGGCGATGAGGGTAAAGGAAAAGCTACCGATCTACTCGGTGGCAAGGTCGACTATGTGGTCAAGCCAAACGGCGGCAACAACGCCGGGCACACCGTAGTCGTCGGCGGAGAGAAGTACGAGCTAAAGCTCCTTCCAGCCGGCATCCTTTCCCCGAACGCCACTCCGATTATCGGCAATGGCTGCGTGGTGAACCTTGAAGCCCTCTTTGATGAAATCGACGGCCTAGAATCCCGCGGCGCCGACACCTCGAAGCTGCGCGTTTCCGCCAATGCCCACCTGGTGGCCCCGTACCACCAGACCATGGACAAGGTCACCGAACGCTTCCTGGGCAAGCGGGCCATCGGCACCACCGGCCGCGGCATCGGCCCGGCCTACATGGATAAGGTCGGACGCCTAGGCATCCGCGTGCAGGACGTCTTCGACGAGTCCATCCTGCGCCAGAAGGTCGAAGGTGCACTGCGCCAGAAGAACGAACTGCTGGTCAAGATCTACAACCGCCGCAGCGTCGAGGTTGAGGAAATTGTTTCGTACTTCCTGTCCTACGCTGAGCGTCTGCGCCCACTGGTCATCGACTCCACCTACGAGCTGAACAAGGCTCTGGATGAGGACAAGGTGGTACTGATGGAAGGCGGTCAGGCGACCTTCCTGGACGTGGACCACGGCACCTACCCATTCGTGACTTCCTCCAACCCAACCGCTGGCGGCGCGTCGGTAGGCTCGGGCATTGGCCCGACCCGCATTACTCGCTCCATCGGTATAATCAAGGCCTACACCACTCGTGTGGGTGCTGGTCCGTTCCCGACCGAGCTCTTCGATGAGATGGGTATTTACCTGCAGAAGACCGGTGGCGAGTTCGGCGTGAACACCGGTCGTCCACGTCGTTGCGGTTGGTACGATGCGGTTCTAGCTCGCCACGCTTCGCGCGTGAATGGCTTCACCGACTACTTCGTGACCAAGTTGGACGTGCTGACCAACATTGAGCAGATCCCAGTGTGCGTGGCTTATGACGTTGACGGTGTTCGCCACGATGAAATGCCAATGACTCAGACTGACTTCCACCATGCGAAGCCGATCTTCGAGTACTTCCCGGGCTGGACCGAGGATATTTCGGATGCCAAGACCATGGAAGATCTTCCGGAGAATGCCCGGAACTACATCCTGGCCTTGGAGAAGATCAGTGGCACTCGGATTTCCGCCATTGGTGTGGGTCCGGACCGCGATCAAACGATCGTGCGCCATGATCTGATTCAGGACTAA
- a CDS encoding riboflavin kinase has protein sequence MIEILHGTVEHGDARGREIGFPTANLRIDDREHLDGVWAGYAEVDGLRHAASISIGRRPTYYPDNAYRLAEIHILDFQGNLYDKVMSVELTTFIRGQQRFNNSRELISQIVEDVRITRELTDPSEKFIRLPWIGLVAA, from the coding sequence ATGATCGAGATTCTTCACGGCACGGTAGAGCATGGCGACGCCCGTGGTCGAGAAATAGGATTCCCAACTGCAAATCTACGGATCGATGACCGTGAACATCTGGACGGCGTTTGGGCAGGGTACGCTGAAGTCGACGGCCTCCGCCACGCTGCGTCCATTTCTATCGGACGGCGCCCCACCTACTACCCAGACAACGCCTACCGTCTAGCAGAAATCCACATACTAGACTTCCAGGGCAACCTCTACGACAAGGTAATGAGCGTTGAGCTGACAACCTTTATTCGTGGCCAACAACGCTTCAACAATTCCCGTGAACTCATCTCCCAGATCGTCGAAGACGTACGCATAACGCGCGAGTTAACTGATCCCAGCGAAAAGTTCATCCGGCTACCGTGGATAGGCCTCGTCGCAGCCTGA
- a CDS encoding quinone oxidoreductase family protein — MKAIQITEFGGPEVLRLADVPEPAISPTDVLVRTEAIGVNFIDTYYREGAYPTELPFIPGDEASGVVVQVGSEVSDITTGDRVAWSAPHGSYAELVAVPAAAAVKVPEGLDPQLAASSLAQGMTAHYLSHSTYAIQPNDHVLIHAGAGGVGLLLTQMAKARGATIITTVSNEQKAALSSDAGASHVLIYGPDLAEQVRELTGGEGVAVSYDGVGAATFRASLAATRVRGTVALLGAASGAVPPMDPQDLNRAGSLFLTRPTIGDYTRDRTELLWRAESVLRGIQEGELSVNIGGSYALADTAQAHEDLQARRTTGALVLIP; from the coding sequence ATGAAGGCAATCCAGATCACCGAGTTCGGTGGGCCTGAAGTACTGCGTTTAGCAGACGTGCCAGAACCCGCCATTTCCCCTACCGATGTGTTGGTACGCACCGAAGCCATCGGCGTCAATTTCATCGACACCTATTATCGAGAAGGCGCCTACCCCACAGAATTGCCATTCATCCCAGGCGACGAAGCCTCTGGGGTAGTTGTTCAGGTAGGCTCCGAGGTTTCCGATATAACCACCGGGGATCGCGTCGCATGGTCCGCGCCGCATGGCTCCTACGCAGAGTTAGTGGCCGTGCCGGCCGCGGCGGCAGTCAAGGTTCCAGAAGGTTTGGATCCACAGCTGGCCGCTTCCAGCCTGGCGCAAGGCATGACAGCCCATTATTTATCGCACTCAACGTACGCCATCCAACCAAACGACCACGTACTCATTCACGCGGGTGCGGGCGGGGTGGGACTGCTGTTAACCCAGATGGCAAAAGCGCGCGGCGCCACCATCATCACCACCGTTTCCAATGAGCAAAAGGCTGCCTTATCTTCGGACGCAGGTGCCTCACACGTGCTGATTTACGGTCCAGATCTCGCTGAGCAGGTACGCGAATTGACCGGCGGCGAAGGAGTCGCGGTGAGCTACGACGGGGTCGGGGCAGCCACCTTCCGTGCTTCGCTGGCAGCAACGCGGGTGCGCGGTACCGTCGCGCTATTAGGAGCCGCCAGTGGCGCAGTACCACCCATGGATCCGCAGGATCTTAATCGCGCCGGATCCCTATTCCTCACCCGCCCGACCATCGGCGATTACACCCGCGATCGCACCGAACTGCTCTGGCGCGCCGAGTCAGTGTTGCGCGGAATCCAAGAGGGCGAGCTCAGTGTCAACATCGGTGGAAGTTACGCATTAGCCGATACTGCCCAGGCCCATGAGGATCTGCAAGCACGGCGCACCACTGGCGCCCTAGTTCTCATCCCTTAA
- a CDS encoding NAD(P)H-dependent oxidoreductase, whose product MSHLLAVFAHPIVGSYPTAVLEAFQQPFRDAGYSVDVLDLHHEQFDPRFTKADHAHFWGGPVPQDVQQMHRRVEAADRLAFIYPVYWWGMPALMKGWIERVFTGGWAYQFGTGVEDRGTQDLPASLLPSIPTLLLGIAGSTKRTYAKYGYDAAMRTQIDVGTFAYCGITDVQSHLIFDIEGDHNAPNRDKGLKEAARWAREFLSDDHPVRNAKEDHLIAQKLNEGTSVTLG is encoded by the coding sequence ATGTCACACCTACTAGCAGTTTTCGCCCACCCCATAGTTGGCTCATACCCCACCGCCGTGCTTGAAGCCTTCCAGCAACCTTTCCGCGATGCTGGGTACTCGGTCGATGTATTAGACCTGCACCACGAGCAGTTCGACCCCCGCTTCACTAAGGCAGACCATGCCCACTTCTGGGGTGGCCCTGTCCCACAAGATGTGCAGCAAATGCATCGTAGAGTTGAAGCCGCCGATCGGCTTGCCTTCATCTATCCCGTGTATTGGTGGGGCATGCCCGCACTGATGAAAGGGTGGATCGAACGCGTCTTCACCGGTGGATGGGCCTACCAGTTTGGAACTGGAGTAGAAGATCGCGGCACCCAAGATCTTCCCGCCTCGCTCCTTCCTAGCATCCCCACTCTCTTGCTCGGGATTGCCGGCTCCACGAAACGAACTTACGCAAAGTATGGCTATGACGCAGCCATGCGCACGCAGATAGATGTAGGCACGTTCGCGTACTGCGGGATCACAGATGTTCAGAGCCATCTTATTTTTGACATTGAAGGTGATCACAACGCTCCCAACCGAGATAAAGGGCTGAAAGAAGCCGCCCGTTGGGCTCGGGAATTCCTAAGCGATGACCACCCTGTACGCAACGCCAAAGAAGATCACCTGATTGCCCAAAAGCTCAACGAGGGAACTTCGGTCACGCTCGGCTAA
- a CDS encoding proline racemase family protein, protein MGIKRTFDAVEVHEGAPLRVITSGVPTIPGNSVYEMTRWLEENDDQLRKLMLREPRGVPALCANLIVPAKDPRAKAGFIIMEQTEYPMMSGGNVLAVATALLETGMIEMHEPVTEFNLEAPAGLIPISAECKDGKATQVTFTNVPSFPVYINQEINVPHLGQVRVDVAWGGMFYVIIDATQFDGLKLIPESGKEIIKISALVTTAAQEQLSVEHPDFPGVGITVSIMHEPSPNPDRDIRTSNVMLSGEVDFNRPETWTGALDRGCCGTGTSAIMAVEYAKGRLAVGDTLMNEGLLGITFTGTVIEEVGLHGYKAIVPSVGGQCWISGYSKYVLDSTDPFPEGYTIGDIW, encoded by the coding sequence ATGGGAATCAAACGCACTTTTGATGCCGTAGAAGTCCACGAGGGTGCCCCTTTACGGGTGATCACCAGTGGTGTGCCAACCATCCCCGGAAACTCGGTCTATGAGATGACCCGATGGCTGGAGGAAAACGACGACCAGCTACGAAAACTGATGCTACGCGAGCCACGCGGCGTGCCGGCCCTATGTGCGAACTTGATTGTGCCCGCCAAGGATCCACGAGCCAAGGCCGGATTCATCATCATGGAACAGACTGAATACCCCATGATGAGCGGTGGCAACGTACTGGCCGTGGCCACCGCACTTCTGGAGACTGGCATGATTGAAATGCATGAGCCGGTGACCGAATTTAATCTCGAAGCACCGGCGGGCCTGATACCAATCAGCGCCGAATGCAAAGACGGCAAAGCCACCCAAGTCACCTTCACCAATGTCCCTTCCTTCCCCGTCTATATCAACCAAGAGATCAACGTTCCACATCTGGGCCAGGTACGAGTCGATGTGGCCTGGGGTGGCATGTTCTATGTGATCATCGATGCCACCCAGTTTGATGGACTCAAACTCATACCTGAGTCAGGCAAAGAAATCATCAAGATTTCTGCGCTAGTCACCACCGCGGCGCAGGAACAACTCTCAGTTGAGCATCCAGACTTCCCCGGGGTTGGGATCACTGTTTCCATCATGCATGAACCGTCACCCAATCCGGATCGTGATATTCGCACCTCGAATGTCATGCTTTCCGGTGAAGTTGATTTCAACCGACCGGAGACGTGGACAGGGGCGTTAGACCGCGGTTGTTGCGGCACCGGAACCTCGGCCATCATGGCGGTCGAATACGCCAAAGGCCGACTTGCTGTGGGTGACACATTAATGAACGAGGGCCTACTGGGTATCACGTTTACCGGAACCGTTATCGAAGAAGTCGGACTCCACGGATACAAGGCCATTGTGCCCTCCGTTGGTGGACAGTGCTGGATTTCGGGCTATAGCAAATACGTACTGGATTCCACTGACCCATTCCCGGAGGGATACACGATCGGTGATATCTGGTAG
- a CDS encoding alcohol dehydrogenase family protein, which translates to MRIPQTMAAALLIGNGGLEKLDYRTDVAVPQPAAGEVLIEVKASAVNNTDINTRIGWYSKQINVATEEGGAAGFDNTDNEDASWSGTPLGFPRIQGADACGYIVAVGEGVDQSRIGQRVLVRNMLRTGVDYRSYECWTFGSECDGGFAQFATAPARETYAVNSDWSDEQLAAVPCAYSTAELMLDRANVIDGERVLITGASGGVGLAAVQLAKRRGAHVIALSSPTKAEALKAQGADEVLDRNSVLPSALTSKVHVVLDVVCGEGVNERLSILHKGGRYAIAGAIGGPMTQVDLRTIYLNDLRILGCTFQDDHIFENLIGYIERDEIKPHVSKVYPLAHIAQAQEDFLSKKHMGKLVLVPPSVN; encoded by the coding sequence TTGCGCATTCCACAAACCATGGCTGCAGCACTGCTCATCGGCAACGGCGGTTTAGAAAAGCTCGACTACCGCACAGATGTTGCGGTACCTCAACCAGCTGCAGGCGAAGTGCTTATCGAGGTTAAAGCCTCAGCAGTGAACAACACGGATATCAACACCCGCATCGGTTGGTATTCCAAACAAATTAACGTTGCCACCGAAGAAGGAGGAGCCGCGGGATTCGACAACACCGACAATGAGGATGCCAGCTGGTCAGGAACCCCACTAGGCTTCCCACGCATTCAGGGTGCCGATGCCTGTGGCTATATCGTCGCGGTGGGTGAAGGCGTAGACCAGTCCCGCATTGGCCAACGGGTACTGGTGCGAAACATGTTGCGTACCGGCGTGGACTACAGGTCTTATGAGTGCTGGACCTTCGGTAGCGAGTGCGACGGTGGCTTCGCTCAATTCGCTACGGCGCCAGCTCGCGAAACCTACGCGGTGAACAGCGACTGGTCCGACGAGCAGCTAGCCGCCGTACCTTGCGCCTATTCGACTGCTGAGTTGATGCTGGATCGCGCAAATGTCATCGATGGTGAGCGCGTACTCATTACCGGAGCTTCGGGTGGGGTGGGCCTGGCAGCAGTGCAGCTCGCTAAGCGTCGCGGAGCCCACGTCATTGCGCTCAGCTCCCCCACCAAAGCTGAAGCGCTCAAAGCGCAGGGGGCTGACGAGGTACTGGATCGGAACTCGGTTTTGCCCTCAGCACTAACCAGCAAGGTACACGTCGTGCTGGATGTTGTATGTGGCGAGGGTGTCAATGAACGCCTATCTATTCTGCACAAGGGAGGACGCTACGCTATCGCCGGGGCAATCGGCGGTCCAATGACACAGGTGGACCTGCGCACCATCTACCTCAATGATCTGCGCATCTTGGGGTGCACTTTCCAAGATGACCACATTTTCGAGAACCTCATCGGTTATATCGAACGCGATGAAATCAAACCTCACGTTTCCAAGGTCTATCCACTCGCTCACATCGCCCAAGCCCAGGAGGACTTCCTCTCAAAGAAGCACATGGGAAAACTCGTGCTCGTTCCACCATCCGTCAACTAA
- a CDS encoding IclR family transcriptional regulator, which yields MSGDNEASTLANKSVLKALAVLTALGDYPDGASATDLAEATGTSRPTVFRMLLSLETAGYVERTGSTYRLGWELVRLSRLPHLDRGLSAKLQPILNKYAQQVNEPVNFALRGSRGSFDIVAEGISNRFLTTEEQFLGSQFPPHASSTGKLMLSELPDAKVLKLLPARLEKFTEQTITSRKRLLEELTLVRSQGYATLDNELEIGLFSLSVPVRRASGLLIGVMAVYGPSERLKLHGVPNLVKLLQEAGAEVLESIDGN from the coding sequence ATGAGTGGGGATAATGAAGCCAGTACACTGGCCAATAAATCGGTGCTCAAAGCACTGGCAGTGCTGACGGCGTTGGGTGACTATCCCGATGGGGCAAGTGCGACCGATCTGGCCGAGGCTACCGGTACTTCAAGGCCCACAGTCTTCCGCATGTTACTTAGTCTGGAAACAGCGGGGTATGTAGAGCGCACCGGATCCACTTATCGGCTCGGGTGGGAATTGGTTAGGCTAAGCCGGCTTCCGCATCTAGACCGTGGTTTATCGGCGAAGTTGCAGCCCATACTCAACAAATATGCGCAGCAAGTGAATGAACCAGTGAACTTTGCCCTGCGCGGTTCGCGGGGATCCTTCGATATTGTGGCCGAAGGAATATCGAACCGCTTCTTGACCACCGAAGAGCAATTTCTTGGTAGCCAGTTTCCGCCACATGCCAGCAGTACCGGCAAGCTCATGCTCAGCGAGCTGCCCGATGCCAAAGTGCTGAAGTTATTGCCAGCACGCCTAGAAAAATTCACTGAGCAAACCATCACCAGCAGGAAACGGCTACTCGAAGAACTGACCCTCGTGAGAAGCCAAGGTTACGCAACTCTAGATAATGAACTTGAGATCGGGCTATTTTCGCTCAGTGTTCCGGTACGCCGAGCATCAGGGTTGCTCATCGGGGTCATGGCTGTCTACGGTCCGAGCGAGCGATTGAAACTTCATGGGGTCCCGAACTTGGTGAAGCTGTTGCAGGAAGCGGGTGCGGAAGTTCTGGAATCTATTGATGGAAACTGA
- a CDS encoding IclR family transcriptional regulator produces the protein MAETETKPSAGVAANRSVSRAISILRAMAASPNPMNVTEIGLKVGLPRATTFRLLVTLEEEGFVDRQETLYTLGWDLARIAQDVDPSSGLASRVQGTVAEIADELGETLTLSLRRGRYDLDLIVQESPRAIGVTMSDMHGMRWPLHAAATGKLLLADLDNDEIKVATNNKLEKLTSATISTYPALMKHIETVREQGWASTIEELEEGIISFAVPIYGKTGHLLATLAYIAPRLNIGSVSVEEEKIEALKEGAQRLTQRIVSLVN, from the coding sequence ATGGCTGAAACCGAAACAAAACCCTCCGCCGGGGTGGCCGCAAACCGATCCGTTTCCCGTGCTATCTCCATTCTGCGCGCTATGGCCGCCTCACCAAATCCGATGAATGTGACCGAAATTGGGCTCAAGGTCGGATTGCCACGCGCTACCACCTTTCGCCTGTTGGTGACCCTTGAAGAGGAGGGGTTCGTCGATCGCCAGGAAACGCTCTACACACTCGGCTGGGACTTGGCTCGCATCGCACAGGACGTGGACCCATCTTCTGGACTGGCTTCACGCGTGCAGGGCACAGTGGCAGAAATTGCTGATGAGCTGGGGGAGACCCTGACACTAAGCCTCCGTCGAGGGCGCTACGATTTGGACCTCATAGTGCAAGAGAGCCCCCGCGCTATCGGCGTAACTATGTCGGATATGCACGGAATGAGATGGCCCTTGCACGCAGCGGCCACCGGAAAACTCCTGCTGGCGGACTTGGACAACGACGAAATCAAAGTTGCGACTAATAACAAGCTTGAGAAGCTGACCTCCGCCACGATTTCCACGTATCCCGCACTGATGAAACACATCGAGACGGTGCGCGAGCAAGGTTGGGCCAGCACCATTGAAGAGCTGGAAGAAGGAATTATTTCTTTCGCCGTACCGATCTACGGAAAGACCGGTCACCTGCTGGCCACGCTAGCCTACATCGCGCCACGCCTGAACATCGGCAGCGTCAGTGTCGAGGAAGAAAAAATTGAAGCACTCAAAGAAGGCGCACAGCGCCTCACCCAGCGGATCGTCTCGTTGGTGAATTAG